One Roseimaritima multifibrata DNA window includes the following coding sequences:
- a CDS encoding carboxylesterase family protein, which produces MRPLIMPASHPRFRRSKSIAILLLALVCPSVGRSSASEHREHVVERTYSETLRYRCLVNLPDDYEVDAERHWPLILFLHGGGALNVETLKESIGGLTGLPAIVVTPICPPSKYGERYTNWDSMHLGEVVREIGKEYRIDAKRRSVVGFSMGGSGAWELPSYENKLFAKSVVIAGLCHPWSLRHYSTTQVWVFVGAKDYMRKEQQETVTSAKRFKVDVVETVWEGEDHAGIFRRAMSYQRMLDWLVSDEDLRVSQHDADAGTAPKR; this is translated from the coding sequence ATGAGACCGTTGATCATGCCAGCTAGTCATCCACGGTTCCGCCGCTCGAAAAGCATTGCAATCCTATTGCTCGCTCTGGTTTGTCCGAGTGTGGGACGATCGAGTGCATCGGAGCATCGTGAGCACGTCGTTGAACGGACTTATTCTGAAACCTTGCGGTACCGCTGTCTGGTCAACCTGCCAGACGATTACGAGGTCGACGCGGAACGACATTGGCCGTTGATTCTTTTCCTCCACGGTGGCGGTGCCCTGAATGTCGAGACGCTGAAGGAGTCGATCGGTGGACTTACTGGTCTGCCCGCAATCGTGGTGACGCCGATCTGCCCCCCGTCCAAATATGGTGAACGGTATACGAACTGGGATTCAATGCATCTGGGGGAAGTGGTTCGGGAAATCGGCAAGGAATATCGAATCGATGCAAAGCGACGATCGGTCGTCGGTTTTAGCATGGGGGGATCGGGCGCTTGGGAACTTCCTTCTTACGAGAACAAATTATTCGCAAAGTCGGTGGTCATCGCCGGTCTTTGTCATCCATGGTCGTTGCGGCACTATTCGACGACACAGGTCTGGGTGTTTGTTGGCGCGAAGGATTACATGCGAAAGGAGCAGCAAGAAACAGTCACGTCCGCGAAGCGATTCAAGGTGGACGTGGTGGAGACCGTTTGGGAGGGGGAGGATCACGCCGGGATCTTTCGCCGCGCGATGTCGTATCAGAGGATGTTGGATTGGCTGGTCAGCGATGAGGATTTGCGAGTATCACAGCATGACGCGGATGCCGGGACCGCACCGAAACGCTAG